A genomic window from Thiomonas arsenitoxydans includes:
- a CDS encoding LysE family translocator, giving the protein MIPLENLAGMAIIALGMVLTPGPNMVYLTSRAISQGRLAGMISLAGVTLGFLCYLLASGLGLAALFKAVPIAYDIVRIAGAFYLGYLAWNMLKPKGVSPFEARELSPHSPRRLFTMGLVTNLLNPKIALMYSALIPQFIDPSAGSTIQQFIQLGIIQIVISVTVNGMIVLTASTFSSYLAKHPSVMRAQRWLSGAVLGIFAVDILVRKP; this is encoded by the coding sequence ATGATACCCCTGGAAAACCTGGCCGGTATGGCCATCATCGCTTTGGGCATGGTGCTGACACCCGGACCGAACATGGTCTATCTGACATCGCGGGCGATTTCCCAGGGGCGACTGGCGGGGATGATTTCCCTGGCGGGTGTGACCCTGGGCTTCTTGTGCTATCTGCTGGCATCAGGGCTGGGACTAGCCGCTTTGTTTAAAGCAGTACCGATTGCCTACGACATCGTCAGGATCGCGGGCGCCTTCTATCTCGGCTACCTAGCTTGGAACATGCTCAAGCCCAAAGGTGTTTCTCCTTTCGAGGCGCGAGAGCTGTCGCCTCACTCGCCTCGGCGCCTATTCACCATGGGTCTGGTGACGAACTTGCTAAACCCAAAGATCGCGTTGATGTATTCGGCGTTGATCCCTCAGTTTATCGATCCTTCAGCTGGATCGACTATTCAACAATTCATCCAACTGGGGATCATCCAGATCGTCATCTCAGTTACCGTCAATGGCATGATTGTCCTGACTGCTTCGACGTTCAGCAGTTACCTCGCCAAGCACCCTTCCGTCATGCGCGCCCAACGCTGGCTTTCTGGGGCTGTGCTGGGTATCTTCGCGGTGGATATTCTCGTGCGCAAACCGTAG
- a CDS encoding IS1634-like element ISThsp12 family transposase has product MFLKLTKSGGRHYAQLVASFRNEAGQPRQRTICTLGRLEPGGDVDKLIASLQRARGLDAAPAGNPLDGLRFEGSRCAGDVWALWQLWRTLGFDGLATAWRGSRVEVDVLGCLRAMVFNRLCDTGSKLGVLRWLETVALPLDFGFADGPPQHQHLLRAMDVIDEHSDALGARLATLMRPLIDEDLSVVFYDLTTVEVAGEAVVADDVRAYGMSKSGMVARQFMLSLVQTAEGLPIAHEVHPGNIAEAKTLLPMIKSLLARYPLKRVVLVADRGLLSVNNLDELATLQATLAGEGRAVSLEYVLAVPTARYGDFAEALRTSASSQPADQPWVAESTWQSSSKSSSKSTSPSAPIQRRLVIAHDPEVARRRTQARNKAITELLALGEQWGGKLDAQDAGASRRGRPLSDSGAKARFYHAAQDASLAHLIKVDLQAEAFSFHVDEDKQRDLELLDGKLLLVTNTDAPAVEVVQRYKSLADIERGFRVLKSDIEIGPVYHRLPKRIRAHALVCFMALILYRVMRMRLKANDHDESPIRLLQQLQRIHQQTVRTADGQALHGLTEMTPTQKSLFSVLQLPMPTPAALSKPVL; this is encoded by the coding sequence ATGTTTCTCAAGCTCACGAAGTCTGGCGGCCGGCATTACGCGCAGCTCGTCGCGTCCTTCCGCAACGAGGCCGGCCAGCCGCGCCAGCGCACCATCTGCACGCTGGGCCGGCTGGAGCCCGGCGGTGATGTCGACAAGCTGATCGCCTCGTTGCAGCGGGCGCGGGGCCTGGACGCCGCCCCCGCCGGCAACCCGCTCGACGGCCTGCGTTTTGAGGGCAGCCGCTGTGCCGGCGATGTGTGGGCGCTGTGGCAACTGTGGCGCACCCTGGGCTTCGATGGCCTGGCCACCGCCTGGCGTGGCTCGCGGGTCGAGGTCGATGTGCTGGGGTGCCTGCGCGCCATGGTCTTCAACCGCCTGTGCGACACCGGCAGCAAGCTCGGCGTGCTGCGCTGGCTGGAGACGGTGGCGTTGCCGCTGGACTTCGGGTTCGCCGACGGGCCGCCGCAGCACCAGCACCTGCTGCGCGCCATGGACGTCATCGACGAACACAGCGATGCGCTTGGCGCACGACTGGCCACGCTCATGCGCCCCCTGATCGACGAAGACTTGTCAGTGGTGTTCTACGACCTCACCACCGTCGAGGTCGCCGGCGAGGCGGTGGTGGCTGACGACGTGCGCGCCTACGGGATGAGCAAGTCAGGGATGGTGGCGCGGCAGTTCATGCTGTCGCTGGTGCAGACCGCTGAAGGCCTGCCGATCGCCCATGAGGTGCACCCGGGCAACATCGCCGAGGCCAAGACACTGCTGCCGATGATCAAGTCGCTGCTGGCGCGCTACCCGCTCAAGCGTGTGGTGCTGGTGGCCGACCGTGGGCTGCTGAGCGTGAACAACCTCGACGAGTTGGCCACGCTGCAGGCCACGCTGGCCGGCGAGGGGCGCGCCGTGAGCCTGGAGTACGTGCTGGCGGTGCCGACAGCACGCTATGGGGACTTCGCCGAGGCGCTGCGCACCTCGGCCAGCAGCCAGCCTGCCGACCAGCCGTGGGTGGCCGAGAGCACTTGGCAGTCATCCAGCAAGTCGTCGTCCAAGTCGACGTCACCATCAGCGCCCATCCAGCGCCGACTGGTCATCGCCCACGACCCCGAGGTGGCCCGGCGGCGCACCCAGGCGCGCAACAAGGCGATCACGGAGCTGCTGGCCCTGGGTGAGCAGTGGGGCGGCAAGCTCGATGCGCAGGACGCTGGCGCAAGCCGCCGCGGCCGCCCGCTGTCGGACTCGGGTGCGAAGGCGCGCTTCTATCACGCGGCCCAGGACGCGAGCCTGGCCCACCTGATCAAGGTCGATCTGCAGGCCGAGGCCTTCAGCTTCCACGTCGACGAGGACAAGCAGCGCGACCTTGAACTGCTCGACGGCAAGCTGCTGCTGGTGACCAACACCGACGCGCCAGCGGTCGAGGTGGTGCAGCGCTACAAGAGCCTGGCCGACATCGAGCGAGGCTTCCGGGTGCTGAAGTCCGACATCGAGATCGGTCCGGTGTACCACCGGCTGCCAAAGCGCATTCGCGCGCACGCGCTGGTGTGCTTCATGGCGCTGATCCTGTACCGGGTGATGCGCATGCGGCTAAAGGCCAACGACCACGATGAGTCACCGATCCGCCTGCTGCAGCAACTGCAGCGCATCCATCAGCAGACCGTGCGCACCGCCGACGGGCAAGCTCTGCACGGGCTGACCGAAATGACGCCGACGCAAAAGTCGCTGTTCTCCGTTCTCCAACTGCCAATGCCGACGCCTGCCGCACTCTCCAAGCCCGTTTTGTAG